The following coding sequences are from one Neodiprion lecontei isolate iyNeoLeco1 chromosome 7, iyNeoLeco1.1, whole genome shotgun sequence window:
- the LOC124295461 gene encoding uncharacterized protein LOC124295461, whose protein sequence is MKGEGKEMDPATRESRNGDIWAALQEVVRDNPRFWLYFSSVMIQVREAVLERAAAGSAREFFPGYPKYRDVASQTETISVRDVGTQTEIADENCQDDNKIPAIWCNLTELTESPLSPNDVRMDDKMEAQESNKMASGLAEDDEMASREENKMAAQRNEQTASEAESGTAENEIAAAPSENNDKEGAKQASGEAAVKIMPLMEVKTSGSISKEKNKTHPRPKYHQLICIRCGKHGYETDKCPNCSTNSFNEHQKPSAPQRRRSRNRHRMRDPYQNSFDYSRYMHY, encoded by the coding sequence ATGAAGGGTGAGGGCAAGGAAATGGACCCGGCAACGAGAGAATCGAGAAACGGTGACATCTGGGCAGCGTTGCAGGAAGTGGTGCGAGACAATCCAAGATTCTGGTTGTACTTCAGTTCGGTGATGATCCAGGTCCGAGAAGCGGTTTTGGAACGAGCAGCGGCCGGTTCAGCACGCGAGTTTTTTCCCGGCTACCCAAAGTACCGAGACGTAGCGAGCCAGACGGAAACGATTTCCGTACGCGATGTCGGCACCCAAACCGAAATAGCCGACGAGAACTGTCAAGACGATAATAAGATACCCGCCATCTGGTGCAATTTGACCGAATTAACAGAGTCCCCGCTGTCCCCGAACGATGTGCGAATGGACGACAAAATGGAGGCGCAAGAGAGCAACAAAATGGCGTCAGGGCTAGCGGAAGACGACGAAATGGCGTCGCGAGAGGAAAACAAAATGGCCGCGCAAAGGAACGAGCAAACGGCGTCCGAGGCTGAATCAGGAACGGCGGAAAATGAAATCGCGGCTGCACCGTCGGAGAATAATGACAAGGAGGGTGCAAAACAGGCGTCTGGCGAAGCTGCGGTGAAAATAATGCCGTTAATGGAGGTGAAAACGTCGGGAAGTATttcaaaagagaaaaataaaactcatCCTCGGCCAAAGTATCACCAGCTAATCTGCATCCGGTGCGGAAAACACGGATATGAAACGGACAAGTGTCCCAATTGCTCGACGAATTCGTTCAACGAACATCAAAAACCGTCGGCTCCTCAACGACGACGTTCCAGAAATCGCCACAGGATGCGCGATCCTTACCAAAATTCGTTCGACTATTCTCGATACATGCATTATTGA